CATTGTCCGGTAGAAGTTCAGATTGAGTTATAAACAGAGAAAATGGGGGCAAAAATATGTCAGATTGCGAAAAGGTGATTTTTCATATTGATGTAAACAGCGCTTTTTTATCGTGGGAGGCAGTTTACCGTTTAGAACAGGGCGGAACGGTAGATTTAAGAGAAATTCCCTGTGCGGTAGGCGGAGATAAAACAAAGAGAAGGGGCATTATTTTAGCAAAATCTCTGTCTGCAAAGGCATGCGGTGTAAAGACAGGAGAACCCTTGACAGAAGCGTTAAAGAAGTGTCCGTCTTTGATTGTTGTGTCGGCTCATCATAGCATGTATCGCCAGTATTCCCAAAAATTTCTTAATATTTTAAGGGAATACAGCCCTTCGGTAGAACAGTACAGTATCGACGAGGCATTTATGGATATGACGGGAATGGAAAAGCTCATAGGAAATCCTGTGGCTTTTGCTCATAAGCTAAAAAATAGAATTAGCAAAGAGCTGGGGTTTACGGTAAATATTGGAATTTCCGGCAACAAATATCTGGCAAAAATGGCATCGGATTTTGAGAAACCGGACAAGGTGCATACCTTATTTCCAACAGAAATCAAAACAAAAATGTGGCCGCTGCCTGTATCAGACCTGTTGTTTGTGGGGAGGGCTACTACGCAGGTTTTAAAGAAGCTGGGGATTTATACTATCGGAGACCTTGCCAATACAGATGTAGAAATTTTAAAATGTCATTTAAAAAAGCAGGGAGAGAGTATCTGGAATTTTGCCAATGGAAGGGATACTTCGCTGGTGGAAAGCGAAAGTCAGGGAAACAAAGGATATGGGAACAGTACCACCATTGCTTTTGACGTGACAGACGAAGGAACAGCCAAAATGGTGCTTCTTTCTCTGTGTGAAACAGTGGCAGCAAGACTTCGAAAAGATGATGTAAAGGCAGAGGTAGTGTCTGTTTCTGTTCGGGATTTTGAGATGAAAACAGTTTCTCACCAGAGGGTTATGGCAGCGCCTACCAACATCACAGGTGAAATTTATGATACGGTCTGTGTGCTCTTTGATGAGCTGTGGGACGGTATGCCTATTCGTCATTTAGGCGTGCATACCAGCCGTGTTTCTAAGGAAGAACGGGGACGTCAGATGTCCTTGTTTGATTTGAATACCAACTATGAAAAGATGGAAAAAATGGATATGGCAGTGGATAAAATCAGGAAAAAATTCGGAAATAATGCCATTATGCGAGCCTCTTTTCTGGATAATAAAAAGGTAGAAAATATGACAGGCGGCCATCCTGACGGAAGACAGGTGGATTTAAAAACATTGAAAGAGAAGAAAAATGAGTGAGATAATCGAAGAGTTTTTTAACGGATATTGTAAAAATTATGATATGGCAAGAACTGCCATAGGAGAATTTACAGAGGAAAACGGAGTTTTAAATCTGGAGCAAATTGACTGTGATTATGGAAAATGTCCATACGGTGAAGACTGCGAAATGATGCACAAGGTCTTTGCATTTATAAAAGAAAGGGAAGGTAAAAAGAAGTGTTAAATATCAGAGATATTCAGGAAAGTGACAGAGCGGAATTTTTTCAGATGGCTAAGGAATTTTATGGAGGTCCTGCATGTGACCACGATATTCCCCAAGAACATTTTGAGGCGACTTTGCAGGAATGTTTAAGAAGTAAAGAATATTCCCGTACATTGATGCTGGAAGATGAAACAGGCATAGTGGGATATTTCCTGATTGCAATTACATGGAGTAACGAAGCCGGAGGAATTACCATCTGGCTGGATGAATTGTTCTTTAAGAGCAGCTCCAGAGGAAAAGGCTATGGCACACAGGTATTTGACTGGGTGGAAAAAGAATATCCACAGGCAAAGCGTTTTCGTCTGGAGGCAACTTACAGTAATGAAAGAGCAATTTCTCTTTATAACCGTTTGGGGTATAAAGAACTGCACTATTATCAGATGATTAAAGACCGTTAAAGATTACTTCCGCTGTTTGCAGCAAGCATGCGTTTTACATCGGGTACTGCACAAAGAACAGGGTAGAGCAGCTGAGAAATGAGAAGTCCGCTTATTCCCTGAATAAGATTGGCAGGAATACTGGCAGCTGCGCCTTGTCCGTACAGGAAAAACTCAAAGAGGAAATATCCTCCGGCTACCAGTACAATGTCTGCAATTCCTCCAAGAGCTAATGGCAGATAGTGCTTTTTAGAAGAAGCAGCAAGCTTTTGGAAGGCAAGAGCAGAGAAAAAAGCTACCAGTCCTTTGATGAGAAAAGTAATGGGAACATAGGTCAGATATCCGCCTAATAAGTCGGCAAGACAAGAGCCAATTCCGGCGATGAGAAAGCCCCATACAGGTCCGAAAAGCGCTCCGGACAGAATAACAAGAGCGTCTCCGGGGTGGATATAACCGCCTGTTCCGGGGGTGGGAATACGGATTGACATGGTGGCTACACAGGTCAGCGCCATAAAAAGGGCGGACAGAACTAATTTTTTTGTTTGAAATTTCATAAAACCAGACTCCTTTATTTAAATTTAGTGTAATCATTATAATATAAAACTGGCTATGTATAAATAGCCAGTTTTTCTAAAAATAAGCAGTCCAGTTTGCAATGTGTTTCTGAATATTCTATTCACGGAAAGTTAAAGATGTGTCAGTCATGGAGTCAATAATTGCCAGAGACTCCACACGGATACCTCTTTCACGAAGCATATCGCCGCCTCTTTGGAAGCCTTTTTCAATTACAATTCCCGTACCTTCTAAGGTTGCCCCTGAATGATGTACAATATCAATCAGTCCGTTTAATGCGCATCCGTTTGCAAGAAAATCGTCAATAATCAGGACATGGTCTTCAGGACTTAAAAATTTCTTTGCCAGAATAACATCATAAACTTTTTTATGTGTGAAGGACTCGATTTTTGTAGTATACATTTCTCCGT
The DNA window shown above is from Blautia hansenii DSM 20583 and carries:
- a CDS encoding DNA polymerase IV, whose protein sequence is MSDCEKVIFHIDVNSAFLSWEAVYRLEQGGTVDLREIPCAVGGDKTKRRGIILAKSLSAKACGVKTGEPLTEALKKCPSLIVVSAHHSMYRQYSQKFLNILREYSPSVEQYSIDEAFMDMTGMEKLIGNPVAFAHKLKNRISKELGFTVNIGISGNKYLAKMASDFEKPDKVHTLFPTEIKTKMWPLPVSDLLFVGRATTQVLKKLGIYTIGDLANTDVEILKCHLKKQGESIWNFANGRDTSLVESESQGNKGYGNSTTIAFDVTDEGTAKMVLLSLCETVAARLRKDDVKAEVVSVSVRDFEMKTVSHQRVMAAPTNITGEIYDTVCVLFDELWDGMPIRHLGVHTSRVSKEERGRQMSLFDLNTNYEKMEKMDMAVDKIRKKFGNNAIMRASFLDNKKVENMTGGHPDGRQVDLKTLKEKKNE
- a CDS encoding GNAT family N-acetyltransferase: MLNIRDIQESDRAEFFQMAKEFYGGPACDHDIPQEHFEATLQECLRSKEYSRTLMLEDETGIVGYFLIAITWSNEAGGITIWLDELFFKSSSRGKGYGTQVFDWVEKEYPQAKRFRLEATYSNERAISLYNRLGYKELHYYQMIKDR
- a CDS encoding ECF transporter S component, whose translation is MKFQTKKLVLSALFMALTCVATMSIRIPTPGTGGYIHPGDALVILSGALFGPVWGFLIAGIGSCLADLLGGYLTYVPITFLIKGLVAFFSALAFQKLAASSKKHYLPLALGGIADIVLVAGGYFLFEFFLYGQGAAASIPANLIQGISGLLISQLLYPVLCAVPDVKRMLAANSGSNL
- a CDS encoding xanthine phosphoribosyltransferase, which gives rise to MELLKERILKDGTVKPGNVLKVDSFLNHQMDIPLINEIGKEFKRIYADAPITKILTIEASGIGIACIAAQYFNVPVVFAKKAKSVNLDGEMYTTKIESFTHKKVYDVILAKKFLSPEDHVLIIDDFLANGCALNGLIDIVHHSGATLEGTGIVIEKGFQRGGDMLRERGIRVESLAIIDSMTDTSLTFRE